One Microbacterium sp. No. 7 genomic window carries:
- a CDS encoding AraC family transcriptional regulator, which yields MSTAAEVIIVRGIFETVTRLENHTSDRDTAHVRATEAFVPHEVQLSDSHALDFHLNVAATDTLATGVMSYGTAVTIMAAPMERRYHLNFPVRGDSVVSQGGVRRSFSGASRGAAFSPHAPLLLHWTAESEQYHLSLSKARLEAHAARLVGAPVDGDIGFDLTFDLSSPRGQTVLSMTRFLHAELSREDGIASIPVALHEFESSLMTQVLMTVPNRLSGLLEAPAGRTARERVKDAVAYLDEHAGDDIALADLSAATGMSVRALQVGFRREMGVSPTEYLRGVRLDRAHRDLVLRAGTVSEIAVRWHFYHLGRFAAQYRARFGVSPSETLRTRA from the coding sequence GTGTCGACCGCCGCGGAGGTGATCATCGTGCGAGGGATCTTCGAGACCGTCACGCGGCTGGAGAACCACACGTCCGACCGGGACACGGCGCACGTGCGCGCCACCGAGGCGTTCGTTCCGCACGAGGTGCAGCTGAGCGACTCGCACGCCCTCGACTTCCACCTCAACGTCGCGGCGACCGACACGCTCGCCACCGGCGTGATGTCCTACGGCACCGCGGTGACGATCATGGCCGCGCCGATGGAGCGCCGCTATCACCTGAACTTCCCCGTGCGCGGCGACAGCGTCGTGTCGCAGGGCGGCGTGCGCCGCAGCTTCTCGGGGGCGAGCCGGGGCGCCGCCTTCAGCCCGCACGCGCCGCTCCTGCTGCACTGGACCGCGGAGTCGGAGCAGTATCACCTGAGCCTGTCGAAGGCGCGGCTCGAGGCGCACGCCGCCCGGCTGGTCGGTGCGCCCGTCGACGGCGACATCGGCTTCGACCTCACCTTCGATCTGAGCAGCCCGCGCGGCCAGACCGTGCTGTCGATGACGCGCTTCCTGCACGCCGAGCTGTCACGCGAGGACGGCATCGCGAGCATCCCCGTCGCCCTGCACGAGTTCGAGTCGTCCCTCATGACCCAGGTGCTCATGACCGTGCCCAACCGGCTCTCGGGCCTGCTGGAGGCCCCGGCCGGCCGCACGGCGCGGGAGCGGGTCAAGGACGCCGTCGCCTACCTCGACGAGCACGCGGGCGACGACATCGCCCTCGCCGACCTGTCGGCCGCGACGGGCATGAGCGTGCGTGCGCTGCAGGTGGGCTTCCGCCGCGAGATGGGCGTCTCGCCGACCGAGTACCTGCGCGGCGTGCGGCTCGACCGCGCGCACCGCGACCTCGTCCTGCGCGCGGGCACGGTCAGCGAGATCGCGGTGCGCTGGCACTTCTATCACCTCGGGCGCTTCGCCGCGCAGTATCGCGCGCGGTTCGGAGTGTCCCCGTCGGAGACGCTCCGAACCCGCGCGTGA
- a CDS encoding epimerase produces MSRNDRTTDIQRTALVVGGTGPSGPHVIRGLVERGYRVSMMHTGRHEEPSNPADIEHIHTDPFDRERVLEALGDREFDVAVVMYGRLRDLAPLLKGRVGRFVSVGGFPAHKGFGDPGGQPTGGLKVPGRESGERSSATEGNRKIQHIVRSEDAVFAAHPEAFHFRFPVIYGPRQLMAREWLLVRRVLDGRKRLILPDGGATLLTIAYSGNAAEALLCAVDQPDNANHGVYNVCDEWTPTLRQWATIVGEALDHEFEFIDMPADLSHVSRPLLSMNDTHHRLFPMDKAIHRLGYRDAVPVEQALAETARWLLHNPPADDSVDMGDRFDYAGEDALIDAWLQARASLAPLAAAIEAEGVLGVRYAPGFDEGAEGWALLRRS; encoded by the coding sequence GTGTCCCGCAACGATCGGACGACGGACATACAACGCACCGCTCTGGTGGTCGGAGGGACCGGCCCCAGCGGCCCTCACGTCATCCGGGGCCTGGTGGAGCGCGGATACCGCGTGTCGATGATGCACACCGGCCGGCACGAGGAGCCGTCCAATCCCGCGGACATCGAGCACATCCACACCGACCCCTTCGATCGCGAGCGCGTGCTCGAAGCGCTCGGCGACCGCGAGTTCGACGTCGCCGTCGTGATGTACGGCCGGCTGCGCGACCTCGCCCCGCTCCTCAAGGGCCGGGTCGGGCGGTTCGTCAGCGTGGGCGGCTTCCCCGCGCACAAGGGCTTCGGCGACCCCGGGGGCCAGCCCACCGGCGGGCTCAAGGTCCCCGGCCGCGAGTCCGGCGAGCGCTCCTCGGCCACCGAGGGCAACAGGAAGATCCAGCACATCGTGCGCAGCGAGGACGCGGTCTTCGCCGCGCATCCCGAGGCCTTCCACTTCCGCTTCCCCGTCATCTACGGGCCCCGGCAGCTCATGGCGCGGGAATGGCTTCTCGTGCGTCGCGTGCTCGACGGCCGCAAGCGCCTGATCCTGCCCGACGGCGGCGCCACGCTCCTCACCATCGCGTACTCGGGCAACGCGGCCGAGGCGCTGCTGTGCGCCGTCGACCAGCCCGACAACGCGAATCACGGCGTCTACAACGTGTGCGACGAATGGACGCCCACTCTGCGCCAGTGGGCGACGATCGTCGGAGAGGCGCTCGACCACGAGTTCGAGTTCATCGACATGCCCGCCGATCTCTCGCACGTCTCGCGCCCGCTGCTCAGCATGAACGACACGCATCACCGGCTGTTCCCGATGGACAAGGCGATCCACCGGCTCGGTTATCGCGATGCCGTGCCCGTCGAGCAGGCGCTCGCGGAGACGGCCCGCTGGCTGCTGCACAACCCGCCGGCCGACGACTCCGTCGACATGGGGGATCGCTTCGACTACGCCGGCGAGGACGCGCTCATCGACGCGTGGCTCCAGGCGAGGGCGAGCCTCGCTCCGCTGGCTGCGGCGATCGAGGCCGAGGGCGTGCTCGGGGTGCGCTACGCGCCCGGCTTCGACGAGGGCGCCGAGGGATGGGCCCTGCTCCGGCGGAGCTGA
- a CDS encoding aldehyde dehydrogenase family protein encodes MTHSRLNLLNEPGKLLIDGQWVPAASGEVFDVYDPGKGTVLGQAALGAPEDVDAAVQAARRAFDERRWYGLANTTRRDVLWRVGTLIEENLDELAELESLNQGGPVPEIRAFVGQVAAQFKYIAGIADKIHGRTIDIGPDAGRLAAYTVKEPVGAVGLIVPWNAPLLAAAQKVAPALAAGCTLVLKPSEETPLTTLLLGEILQEAGVPDGVVNIVTGYGVPVGSSISSHPDLDMVGFTGSSEVGRLLVEASAKSNLKKLQLELGGKSPQVVLDSANLDEAIPALAKAGFRNAGQICSAGTRLFVQRSVYDRVVSGIADIANGIHVGYRTDPVAEIGPLISQKQLTRVTGYVESGIRSGGEIVAGGQRLGDEGYFFAPTVITGIKNSDPMMQEEIFGPVLGIVPFDDVEEGIALANDTEYGLAATVWTRDIGLGSRVARRLRAGSVGINVHRGGGVMVPSGGYKLSGWGRENGVEAVEDYLETKAIVTMLDR; translated from the coding sequence ATGACGCACTCAAGACTGAATCTGCTGAACGAGCCCGGAAAGCTGCTCATCGACGGCCAATGGGTGCCGGCCGCATCGGGCGAGGTCTTCGACGTCTACGACCCCGGCAAGGGCACCGTGCTGGGCCAGGCCGCCCTCGGCGCCCCCGAAGACGTGGATGCCGCGGTGCAGGCCGCGCGCCGGGCGTTCGACGAGCGTCGCTGGTACGGCCTCGCCAACACGACCCGCCGCGACGTGCTGTGGCGGGTGGGCACGCTGATCGAGGAGAACCTCGACGAGCTCGCAGAGCTGGAGAGCCTGAACCAGGGCGGGCCCGTCCCCGAGATCCGCGCCTTCGTGGGGCAGGTCGCGGCGCAGTTCAAGTACATCGCCGGCATCGCCGACAAGATCCACGGCCGCACGATCGACATCGGGCCCGACGCGGGCAGGCTCGCGGCGTACACCGTCAAGGAGCCGGTCGGCGCGGTCGGTCTCATCGTCCCCTGGAACGCGCCGCTGCTGGCCGCCGCCCAGAAGGTGGCCCCGGCCCTGGCCGCCGGATGCACGCTCGTGCTCAAGCCCTCGGAGGAGACGCCGCTCACCACGCTCCTGCTCGGCGAGATCCTGCAGGAGGCCGGGGTGCCGGACGGCGTCGTGAACATCGTCACCGGCTACGGCGTGCCCGTCGGGTCGTCGATCTCGAGCCACCCCGACCTCGACATGGTCGGGTTCACGGGGTCGTCCGAGGTGGGCCGCCTGCTCGTGGAGGCCTCCGCGAAGTCGAACCTGAAGAAGCTGCAGCTCGAGCTCGGCGGCAAGTCGCCGCAGGTCGTGCTGGACAGCGCGAACCTCGACGAGGCCATTCCCGCGCTCGCGAAGGCGGGCTTCCGCAACGCCGGTCAGATCTGCAGCGCCGGCACCCGGCTCTTCGTGCAGCGGTCGGTCTACGACCGGGTCGTCAGCGGCATCGCCGACATCGCGAACGGCATCCACGTGGGCTATCGCACCGATCCGGTGGCCGAGATCGGCCCGCTCATCTCGCAGAAGCAGCTCACGCGCGTGACGGGATACGTCGAGAGCGGCATCCGGAGCGGCGGCGAGATCGTCGCGGGCGGTCAGCGCCTCGGCGACGAGGGCTACTTCTTCGCCCCGACGGTGATCACGGGGATCAAGAACTCCGACCCGATGATGCAGGAGGAGATCTTCGGGCCCGTGCTCGGGATCGTGCCCTTCGACGACGTGGAAGAGGGCATCGCCCTGGCCAACGACACCGAGTACGGGCTGGCGGCCACGGTCTGGACCCGCGACATCGGCCTCGGCAGCCGCGTGGCGCGCCGGCTGCGCGCCGGATCGGTCGGCATCAACGTGCACCGCGGCGGTGGCGTGATGGTGCCGTCCGGCGGGTACAAGCTCTCCGGCTGGGGCCGCGAGAACGGCGTCGAGGCGGTCGAGGACTACCTGGAGACCAAGGCGATCGTCACGATGCTGGATCGATAG
- a CDS encoding TRAP transporter large permease: MSTELVVGIAIVLLLVLLAIEVPVPFALAGSGAAGLILLSSVQLAGTTLASAPWNAVGHYTLSIIPLYILLGMFAVHGKLAERVYGMGATALRFLPGGLGIATVAACTGFAAVSGSSLATAASLGKISIGEMRRVGYKASFASGIVAIGGTLGILIPPSVAMVMYGIVARESIGQLLAAGIVPGVLSAVAYAVYIFFVAGRNIVPPEKGLAEAVHAAAGREGEVPDRTRMPKGGVRALLWLAAIFAVILAGMFTGFVTVTESAAIGALVALVMLFFENVRDGIKRVWDLAREAARESASVSAMALMLLIGAGVFSTFLVQSRLPYKLAGWIGELSVPPIVVVIIILLILIPLGMFLDSLSVIIIVVPLVHPIVTELGFSGVWFAVLFVMLLEIGLVTPPVGMNTFVVAAAAKLPLGTVFKGVTPFLIPAFVMVALVLIFPDLALWLPSFSAG, translated from the coding sequence ATGAGCACCGAGCTCGTCGTCGGCATCGCTATCGTCCTGCTCCTCGTCCTGCTCGCGATCGAGGTCCCCGTCCCGTTCGCGCTCGCGGGGTCGGGCGCCGCGGGCCTCATCCTGCTGAGCTCGGTGCAGCTCGCCGGCACGACGCTGGCGTCCGCGCCCTGGAACGCGGTCGGGCACTACACGCTGTCGATCATCCCGCTGTACATCCTGCTCGGCATGTTCGCCGTGCACGGCAAGCTCGCCGAGCGCGTCTACGGCATGGGCGCCACCGCCCTGCGGTTCCTGCCCGGCGGCCTCGGCATCGCCACGGTCGCGGCGTGCACCGGGTTCGCCGCCGTCTCGGGCTCCAGCCTCGCGACGGCCGCGAGCCTCGGCAAGATCTCGATCGGCGAGATGCGTCGCGTCGGCTACAAGGCGTCGTTCGCGTCGGGCATCGTCGCGATCGGCGGCACCCTCGGCATCCTCATCCCGCCGAGCGTCGCGATGGTCATGTACGGCATCGTCGCCCGCGAGTCGATCGGCCAGCTGCTCGCCGCCGGCATCGTCCCGGGTGTGCTCTCGGCGGTCGCGTACGCGGTCTACATCTTCTTCGTGGCCGGCCGCAACATCGTCCCGCCCGAGAAGGGCCTCGCCGAGGCCGTGCACGCGGCGGCGGGTCGCGAGGGCGAGGTGCCCGATCGCACGCGGATGCCGAAGGGCGGCGTGCGCGCGCTGCTGTGGCTCGCGGCGATCTTCGCCGTCATCCTCGCGGGCATGTTCACGGGCTTCGTGACCGTGACCGAGTCGGCCGCCATCGGCGCGCTCGTCGCCCTCGTCATGCTGTTCTTCGAGAACGTGCGCGACGGCATCAAGCGGGTGTGGGACCTCGCCCGCGAGGCGGCCCGGGAGTCGGCGTCGGTCTCGGCGATGGCGCTCATGCTGCTCATCGGCGCGGGGGTCTTCTCGACCTTCCTCGTGCAGTCGCGGCTGCCCTACAAGCTCGCGGGCTGGATCGGCGAGCTCTCGGTGCCGCCGATCGTCGTGGTGATCATCATCCTGCTGATCCTCATCCCGCTCGGCATGTTCCTCGACTCGCTGTCGGTGATCATCATCGTCGTGCCGCTCGTGCATCCGATCGTGACCGAGCTCGGCTTCAGCGGCGTGTGGTTCGCGGTGCTGTTCGTGATGCTGCTCGAGATCGGCCTCGTGACACCGCCCGTGGGCATGAACACGTTCGTCGTCGCGGCCGCCGCCAAGCTGCCGCTGGGCACCGTGTTCAAGGGCGTCACGCCGTTCCTCATCCCCGCCTTCGTCATGGTCGCCCTCGTGCTGATCTTCCCCGACCTGGCGCTGTGGCTGCCTTCCTTCTCCGCCGGATGA
- a CDS encoding SDR family NAD(P)-dependent oxidoreductase has protein sequence MSDNTFQGVAVVTGGASGMGRATALRLAKAGASLVLADLNEEGLAETVGLLDGAAGEVRTVAGNLADEDVVKEIFTVAQGLGPVTGVANIAGVNVRKSLANTTLEDWRFALDVNLTSTFLVCREAAPVLEEGGAIVNVSSLSGIRGIGYPSYCAAKGGVVALTTMLATELAPRIRVNGIAPGPTQTPFVGALNEVAEQGFAQTSLLKRWATPDEMASVIEFLLGPASSYVTGQIIAVDGGISTTVNLVGQDAYMGLGKK, from the coding sequence ATGTCTGACAACACCTTCCAAGGGGTCGCCGTCGTCACGGGCGGAGCCTCGGGCATGGGCCGAGCGACCGCGCTGCGCCTCGCCAAGGCGGGGGCGAGCCTCGTGCTGGCCGATCTCAACGAGGAGGGACTCGCCGAGACCGTGGGCCTGCTCGACGGGGCCGCGGGCGAGGTGCGCACGGTCGCGGGCAACCTCGCCGACGAGGACGTCGTGAAGGAGATCTTCACCGTCGCGCAGGGCCTCGGACCGGTGACCGGCGTCGCCAACATCGCGGGTGTCAACGTGCGCAAGTCGCTCGCGAACACGACGCTCGAGGACTGGCGCTTCGCGCTCGACGTCAACCTCACCAGCACCTTCCTCGTGTGCCGCGAGGCCGCGCCGGTGCTCGAGGAGGGCGGCGCGATCGTCAACGTGTCGTCGCTCAGCGGCATCCGCGGCATCGGCTACCCGAGCTACTGCGCGGCCAAGGGCGGGGTCGTCGCGCTGACGACGATGCTCGCGACCGAGCTCGCGCCGAGGATCCGCGTCAACGGCATCGCCCCCGGCCCGACCCAGACGCCGTTCGTCGGCGCGCTCAACGAGGTCGCGGAGCAGGGCTTCGCGCAGACCTCGCTGCTCAAGCGCTGGGCCACGCCCGACGAGATGGCCTCGGTCATCGAGTTCCTGCTCGGCCCCGCGTCGTCGTACGTGACCGGTCAGATCATCGCCGTCGACGGCGGCATCAGCACCACGGTCAACCTCGTGGGCCAGGACGCCTACATGGGGCTGGGCAAGAAGTGA
- a CDS encoding aldehyde dehydrogenase family protein: protein MTDLYAPVEQYVNGRWVAGDGEEIVSISPVTGRPLGTSRSASAAQVQHALTAAREAFDGGEWSKLGPKERSVLLHRLADLIERDREKFIQLVAAEVGAPISSAALHVDQPATFFRWYAEAAERGPKDGYEQPMGLHHDPITSDSMLLREPVGVVGAITAFNVPVMLAAWKLGPALASGCSAVLLSSPKAILTTRAVVRLIEEAGFPAGAVNFVFGPPAVTEQVVSAPEVDLVTFTGSAAVGSHIMALAAPTLKKVVLELGGKSPNIILPGTDIASTVQASALRFCRNTGQACGATTRTLVPRADYDQFAEETARFLEGMTIGDPLDPKTLLGPLITDEHVTRVEGFLERAVQAGATIATGGRRPSDLEGFFLQPTLVTNLTNSFEIAQEELFAPVGTVIAYDDVDEAGRIANDIKYHLNANVWGPTPDAIAFARRIRSGTVTINGGGGFRTDVPWGGPGYSGIGRENGEEGFREFFEVKHVQWPVR from the coding sequence ATGACTGACCTGTACGCTCCCGTGGAGCAGTACGTCAACGGAAGATGGGTCGCGGGCGACGGCGAGGAGATCGTCTCGATCAGCCCCGTGACGGGACGCCCGCTCGGCACGAGCCGCTCGGCGTCGGCGGCGCAGGTGCAGCACGCGCTCACCGCCGCCCGCGAGGCCTTCGACGGCGGCGAGTGGTCGAAGCTCGGTCCGAAGGAGCGGTCGGTGCTGCTGCACCGCCTCGCCGACCTCATCGAGCGCGACCGCGAGAAGTTCATCCAGCTCGTGGCCGCCGAGGTCGGCGCGCCGATCTCGAGCGCCGCGCTGCACGTCGACCAGCCGGCGACCTTCTTCCGCTGGTACGCCGAGGCCGCCGAGCGCGGCCCGAAGGACGGCTACGAGCAGCCCATGGGCCTGCACCACGACCCGATCACCTCGGACAGCATGCTGCTGCGCGAGCCGGTCGGCGTCGTCGGCGCGATCACGGCGTTCAACGTGCCCGTCATGCTCGCGGCATGGAAGCTCGGCCCCGCCCTCGCCTCGGGCTGCTCGGCGGTGCTGCTCTCGTCGCCGAAGGCGATCCTCACGACGCGCGCCGTCGTGCGCCTGATCGAGGAGGCCGGCTTCCCGGCCGGCGCCGTCAACTTCGTGTTCGGCCCGCCCGCGGTCACCGAGCAGGTCGTCTCGGCCCCCGAGGTCGACCTGGTCACCTTCACGGGCTCGGCGGCGGTCGGCAGCCACATCATGGCGCTCGCGGCACCCACGCTGAAGAAGGTCGTGCTCGAGCTCGGCGGCAAGTCGCCGAACATCATCCTGCCCGGCACCGACATCGCCTCGACGGTGCAGGCCTCGGCGCTGCGCTTCTGCCGCAACACGGGCCAGGCCTGTGGCGCGACGACGCGCACGCTCGTGCCGCGCGCCGACTACGACCAGTTCGCCGAGGAGACCGCGCGCTTCCTGGAGGGCATGACGATCGGCGACCCGCTCGACCCGAAGACGCTGCTCGGCCCGCTCATCACGGATGAGCACGTCACGCGCGTCGAGGGCTTCCTCGAGCGTGCCGTGCAGGCCGGCGCGACGATCGCCACCGGCGGCCGCCGTCCCTCCGACCTGGAGGGCTTCTTCCTGCAGCCGACCCTCGTGACGAACCTCACCAACTCGTTCGAGATCGCGCAGGAGGAGCTGTTCGCGCCCGTCGGCACCGTGATCGCCTACGACGACGTCGACGAGGCCGGACGCATCGCGAACGACATCAAGTACCACCTGAACGCCAACGTGTGGGGCCCCACGCCCGACGCGATCGCGTTCGCCCGGCGCATCCGCTCGGGCACCGTCACGATCAACGGCGGCGGCGGCTTCCGCACCGACGTGCCCTGGGGCGGCCCCGGCTACTCGGGCATCGGCCGCGAGAACGGCGAGGAGGGCTTCCGCGAGTTCTTCGAGGTCAAGCACGTGCAGTGGCCCGTGCGCTGA
- a CDS encoding TRAP transporter small permease subunit, whose protein sequence is MKIIDVAVRKIGRFLAVLSAVVGVLIMVIMLADVVSRNFVSHRSIPGVYELIETLVVLILAFGLVYAEELEVNPRVTLLTDRLSARSAMIVRTVGELVVAVVVTWMAYGVVGQAITATERGEFTQGIIAFPTWPTKILLAVGFVVLAVYVDNRLVRSVVRLATGDIEPKKEHTHAL, encoded by the coding sequence ATGAAGATCATCGACGTGGCCGTTCGCAAGATCGGCCGATTCCTCGCGGTGCTGAGCGCCGTCGTCGGCGTGCTGATCATGGTGATCATGCTGGCCGACGTCGTGTCGCGCAACTTCGTGAGCCACCGTTCCATCCCGGGGGTGTACGAGCTCATCGAGACGCTCGTCGTCCTCATCCTCGCCTTCGGCCTCGTCTACGCCGAGGAGCTCGAGGTCAACCCCCGCGTCACCCTGCTCACCGACAGGCTGTCGGCACGTTCCGCGATGATCGTGCGCACCGTCGGCGAGCTCGTCGTCGCCGTCGTCGTCACGTGGATGGCGTACGGCGTGGTGGGCCAGGCCATCACGGCCACGGAGCGCGGCGAGTTCACGCAGGGCATCATCGCCTTCCCCACGTGGCCCACCAAGATCCTGCTCGCCGTGGGGTTCGTCGTGCTGGCCGTCTACGTCGACAACCGTCTCGTCCGGTCGGTCGTCCGGCTCGCGACGGGCGACATCGAGCCCAAGAAGGAGCACACGCATGCGCTGTGA